The following DNA comes from Erigeron canadensis isolate Cc75 chromosome 3, C_canadensis_v1, whole genome shotgun sequence.
ACATACAAGACACGTGAAATGACTAGAGTAGAGAGTGATTAATGCACGGATATGTGATGGcataaaaaacaatttaaataaGTAATATATCATATAGTAATTCTAGTATCATCCCGCGCAGCTTAACTCTAAAAAGAAAGTTAACCTGTGGTTTGGAGCTTCATAACATCGTCAATCATAGTCGTACTACAAATCAGAATTACCAAGCATTTCATGTAATTGACGCAGCTAGCAGAATGCAATATCAGACTATGTTATTAAATATAGTTATGGTTAAGATAGTATCACCGTAATCCAGGACATAATTTTAACCTTAAAATGATGTTTCTATACCATTAAAATTTTAAGAGTACATTCTAAAATCTGAACTAATGTGATCATAAACATGAGTCACTCACTAACTGATTGACGAGTGAGCAAttgaaacttaaattatacCTGGTCCTATTTCATAAAAGATCTTTGTCATGTTAAAGATAGaaaatgaagatatatatagaattatagatcCAAATATTACATAACAATTCGGAAATTGGGGTTTTAATCTAGAAATATGGTTGTGCAAGAAACATGAGTAAGAAAAGAGGCGTCAAGGTAGATATGCAACTATATCATTATTTGAGCCCCATTCAAAATTAAATCTACCAAGTTAAATGACTATCACAATACAACTGGAGGATATGAACTCTTAAATAAGAAACAAAGAAAGATACTTTATTTAAGATCCAAAAAACGAGGTAAATACTTTGAAGTTCTCGGCTTttctaaatttaattttttgtttcccATGTTTCTTTGTGGGGAATTACTAAATCATATAAGATCCATAGAAAACATTTCCTCAGTTTTACGCTGCACGAGATTACCATTCAAGTATAACCAGAACTATACCATAAGCAGACAACAACCAAGAAAACAGTTCATTACTATGATGCAATGTCATGagattaatctatatataaacaacttaTCCTTATTTAGATTCATTGAAACAGAAAACTTCTTAAAACTAAGAAAAGAATGTAAAGATTAATCAATTACAATAGAAAGAGGCATCGGATGTAGACGCATAACACATATGTGTGTAACAAGGTGTTTATGGATATCACAAACCTGAGATGGATATGCCGAACCGAAGGCTTTTGGTTCAATGTTATAGCCTCCTTCTCCCACAGCTTTGAAAATCCCATACATCAATCTCAGATCAACATCAAACAAAAACAGCCGCATCCCTTTATAAATCTTTTCTACCTGATCTTTCTTGCCTGCAGGCAGCCCAAGAATCTTGTAACGAAAGCAGTCAgcttttgtttttgaattacACATAAACACCATCCCCGTGCTTTCGGCCCGTTTTAAAGCACTCTTTTTGTTAGATGGTTCCGACTTATCTCCATCAGCCATCTCGGAAGCCTTTTGTGCAATCTTTTTCTGCCTATTCCTCTTGGGTTTCCTTCCTTTCCCATTAGAACTCTCGCCTAGTTTATCAATATTCTTCTTCTCCTCAGTTTCAACTTTGACTAACGCTTCTTTAACGGCACCATTCCCAGTAACGATAATTACCTCAGAAGCTTTCTGTGCACTCTTTCTACGCCTGATTCTCCTAACTTTCCTTCCCTTCCCATTAATACTCTCGCCTAATTTATCCATGCTTTTCCTCTCGTCACTTCTTCCCTCACCTTTTCCTTTCACTGCCACCCCCTTCACGGCATCTTCacttaaaactttttctttatcGAGCTCTTCATCTATAGATAATCCATTATTGACTACAGCTGCTACCGCATTTCCAACCACCATCTCATAAGCCTTTTGTGCAACTTTCCTTTTTACATTTCTCCTCCTAGGTCTAAGTCTCTTTCGTTTTAAACCCCCACCCGAACTCTCCCCATTTATCAGTCCTTCAACCTTCTCCTTATCTTTTCCTTCTACTGCAACTTCAACGACAGCCTGCACCTTATGTGCTTCTCCATCGGttaaactcttttctttttcgtGCCCTTCATTTATCTGATCTCCTACTTTCGTATTTCCTTCATCTTTTAATGCAGTCAGCACAGTTTCTGGAGTAAGACCTATTTGAGACATATCCTCTTTGGAACACGAGTTAGATTTCAAAGCTTCATCCTTTTCTTTTACGCCATCCATTATTCCAAAATCCTGCACAATCAATGTCATCAAAACACAAATCTACTAACCGGAACAAGATTGAACGAAACACAGGTTACGTCATGTTAAACAACATATAGGCATTACAAAATATACACTGTCTCTTTTATATCAACAAACAGATTTAAACTCTAAGAATGAAATACGATCAAAACACGATCTTATCATATCTAGAGAAACAACATATGACACTGGACCACAAACACAATCTTATGTTTTTTTCATAAACTATAATAACAATATTTCCTCTTCTAAGCACCTAATGTCTTCGAAATCAAAGCCCGAGAcataaaaaccaaaatatgctatatatatataatcaaatggcAAATTTCAAGACAGAATTTTTGTTTGATAGCAAATTGGTGTAATTATATTACTACttttattattcttaaattttttcttgaaattctccttaattcaattaaaaataataaattagctaccaaaaattaaacaaacctaATGATCAGATTTctcaattttattataattcaATTGCACACCTTAAGTAAATAatcaatcaataatatataagaaattGATGCAAGGAGAAATAAAAGGTCAATGATTGATAATCGGCAGGTGCTGATATCGAGATTGACATATGAATGtgtatataatctatatataagattaattaagattaagaagaATAAGAAAAATAGAGAAGGATTACGATGATTTATAATATTACCTTTTCTTGTTGTTGTTTCTGTTACCAGGGAAGATGTAAGAAAGTAAAATCTTGGGAATGTTGTTATATGTCTTGTTAGACCACTTTCAATGGCTTCGTCCGTAATGCTTTAAAAACCGGTACAGGTGTGGTCTTTGTATATACCAAAAGGTTCATGTTAAAATAACTACTACTTTGATGTTTACCGTACCAGGGGTGACTAAAAAACAAAGGGTCAAAtcaaaaaaccgaaaaaaacggATAAAACCGAACCATCATATGAAAACCGTGGGTTTCGGTtttgatttttctaaaaaaccGAATTTTTTCTATTTGGCTcagttttgttttttcaaaaaccgGTTTTTTAATAGAACCGAAGCCGAGAATCttaacaaataattttattcatctttttaattactatctatgtattttataaacataaacatatattatatcaaatagACATTTcggatcatttttcattttcatacgCATCTCAAAACGCTTAGTCGCTCATGATCTCATCCACCGAAGAACTCCAAAAGGTTAGtacttaatattttatatgtaaatagtatatatgaacaaattcattcacatatgaatttgttcatatgtgaacggTTATCACATGAACCTTATATTAAACAATATTTTTTAAGGCTTAAAAAAGAGGAAAATGACTAATCTTCATAAATATTCTCCTAAATCtttttcaaatcatcaaaacaTGATATTTGGATTACATTAACtctcttttctaattttaactCTAAATTTTGTCACATGTCATTATTTTATAGTTATGAAGATTAGTTAGGAggatataatattataaacacGATGTTCCAAAATTTATTGAATACTCTAATATCATTACTGGCAGATTATTTATCCCTTCCTCAAACAAACAACCCATCATCAAGCAATATGGCTTCTTAATTAACTTTCAAGGCCATTTTATCATCATACCAACTAATTCCTTGTCCAGTCACTATTCTATTGTACTGCTCGTATTATAGAGAGTGataataaagtaaagaaaatgatagTTTAGAAACTCGAGTCATCTTATTCGTAGATGAGAATATATTATAACCATTACAACTAAATGTATAATTATTGAATTAGAAGTCGTGCTCTTCGTATTTATAACTCTTcgtatttataattatttgaatAATGTCAATCGAACTCAAAAGTGCACCTTCAATGGTTCATCTTAAATTCACTCCAACTTTGCTAAGCCTAACACTAGAGCCATGAACTCTAGTCCGTATCTATCTTTGGTTTTTTCATATATGGAATGATACTAGCATAGGCCCAAAGTTTTGAATCGAATGATACTATTATGTAATTGTGCATCAACTTATGTAACTCTAAATCTTGATCGACCAGATAAAAGAGACCATATATGTAAAAAAGtgaaagaataataaaaaaaaaaaaacaaattacaaaatcaatatgTACATTCAACATGGAACGTTTCTAACGAGttcaatataaatattttggCATGTTTTTTATATGGAAATCTTAACACGACATATATCGTACGACAAGAAAAATTGGATTTAGCCGTAACAAAAGTCATGGCCAAATGCCAAACATGTCACGGCCAAAGGTTTTGGCCACGAAATTAGGCACGACAAAAAGTCGTCGCCATATGAGCAAATCATATTCGTTTGgcctatattgaaaaaaaaaaaaaaatcgtcaCCATATGAGCGAATCCTATCTGTCGCCATATCAAAAGTATCAACTAGGCTAAAAGTCACATTAAAAAACCCTTCTATTAGAATTCCTTatcctatatataataattaaacaaaaacaaattcatGAAATGCTACTCTAAGTCTAAACGATTACAAACGTTTTTTTGCTATGGCTGGTGACCGATTGTTGATAATTTTAGCTACAAAGTTCTAAACATAACCTCTGCATCTCGGTGATGTCGTTAGCGTCCTCGAGTATATAAGAATCAAACCTTCCGTTATGTTGGCATGTCATGTTTATTTGCTTGTCTAACTGTACCaactataaaaaacaaaaaaaaaagtaagtaagtaactcctaatgccgtcttctacgggttttgggtcccaatactgtcttcgacggtgtattggggaggttgatatgtagacagccttacccctaccaaaggtaaagaggctgcttccaggttctaccataggtagaaaaggacctccagccttgctgggcatgaagatcgaacccatgaactctgtttccagaggcatgagctccaacaactgatccaacccagttgatTTTGCTTAATTAAGATTCTACGGAATTGTTACATTTGGTTACCTTGAAGGTGTCAAATTTgtgaaaatcaaataaaatttaattttgatttgaaACCCTTACCCTGCAATGTGCGTTGCAAGTCCATAAAGGGGTAGGCATACAAGTCAAATAATGGCACCAGGAGCAATAGTCGTTTCCATCAACGCCGCGTGATATCAAAATCAAACCAATCATAAATCTGAAATTATGTGAAATAGTATAAATGCACAAATTAAACTTGATTTTCAAAGATAATAACCTAAAAatagcaacaaaaaaaaaaaaagttggattgGATAAAGAAGAAGCTTTTCTTACCCAACAAGTAGAACAATTAGGGAGAGTATCAAAAGTATGTATtgataaattttgtatttggttCTCGTGGGGGGAGCAGTATAACCAGGAGGAACGTGTTTCTGGTTAATCCATTTGAATTGTGGACGGACCAAAATGACGAACCCTAGAAAGAAGCCGGTGAAAAATCCTCCAATATGTGCATAGTTGTCTATGTGTGGGATAATTCCAACGACGACGTTAATAAGAATGATGAGGATGAGGGTCGCTAATGCAGCAATCTGACGTTATATAAAGATGAAAATATGGTCAAGTTCTAGATATCTTGGTTTTATAAGTAGTACCTTTGAATGCAAAAGAGTTTGTTAAGTTAAGCTAATTAACCTTGTTGGCATAAATAGTCCAATTTGTAAGAAGTTCAGAGAGCATTCCTCCTAGTAGGCCGAATAGAGCTCCAGAAGCACCAACTGATATAGTTGTTCTAACATACAACGACGATAAGATACTTCCCCCAATTCCAGATAATACATAAAGCACCCCAATCTTCACTGCAGACAGCAATGCACCATGGCTAAATGGAAATATTTTTCAAGAATGAGATCagagatatatatattgatacttACAAAATCCAAACTCTTTTTCGAGGCGAGTCCCTAGAAATGCCAGTCCCAGCATATTTGCAAAGACATGGAAGACACCGCCATGTAACCACATACAAGTCACAAGCCGccattgttctctttcttcGATTACCTTCTTGTATTCTAAAGCTCCCATTTTCACCAATCtagaaaaaaaggtaaaaattgaATTAGAGTGCAAGACTTTTACTAGTTCAAGCTCGATCATTAGCTTATACTATTTTAACTAGTAGGAAAATCAAATATCAAGAAACGAAATGTGCCACCATATCCTTGGAAGATTAAAACATACAGAAAGCCCGGCCGGCCAATAGATGAAGTTTTATGCAAAACAACAAAAGATCATTTTTATTTGAACACCAAAACTAGCTAGAATGATATATCATACGTGGAAGGAGACGGACCAAGAAGAGGGTTTATCTTAAAACTCTCAAACGCGAATCGCATGAGAATCTCTGGTGCAATGCATTTATCCGAATGGGCTGGACAATTGTTGATGAACAGGGAAACCAAGAAGAGAACAACATTGATGGAAACAATTGTAGGCACTAACCAAGATTCCCAATCTTTAAAGGGTTTAAATTCATGCAACATAGAATCAGAGTGTTTAGGACGACGTGATGATTGGTTGGTCACCGCCGAAGAACCTGGTGGTGGGGTGGTGCCACGACGAGCCTGCACCTTGATCTCGAGCATCTGTGGCTCCCTTGTGGATGACCGAGCCATGTTGATGGCGCCGACCAATCCTCAGGGAAGAAAACCGGATCAAGACTGGAATTGTGGGGCTTCTTTGATCATTATTGTTAATTAATTGGTGTTTGAGGGAAGATTAGCGATAAGTTTTGATCATGAATCATGGGTGGTCGAATAGTTATGGAAGGTTAGGCCAAAGAGGTTGGGGAAACCGGAAAAGGATGATTTTGCCGTTAAGGGTATGATATGGAATTAGGAGGCAAATTAAGTAATATACATCTACAATATGTTTTTCAATATCTGAAATGATTAATGTTTTATTAAGTTGATAACAATGGCGAATGTTATATCTCTGTTGTGACTATAGCAATTTGATTACCAAACAACAGGAATGCATTTAAGACATTTTTGGATTGTGCAATTTGTATGACGTACGTATACAAAAGCTGTATATGCATACATGCGCATCTTGTATCTATTTATAAgtgaaaaatgaatgaataattTGGTTACATGTTAACATTCatccattaattaattttgaaagaaaatgtcatttcatgatCAATTACTTGTACATATAATCTAATCACTTGTGGTTATATTGCTGAGATCGATCATCACACACAATAATCAATAAAGCGATACAAAATATATTTGCTACACAAATATCATTTCCAAATGTTGGATTACAATAATGAAGGCGTTTACGATCAACAATCTGAAAAAACCAAGTTAGTTTGTAAACTTTCGATTGACTCCtatttaaataaagaaaaaaccaaGTTAGTTTTCTCTTCATACCAATCTGAAAAAAATTAGGCCAATAACTCTACGAGAGTAAAATCACATAATTCACGTGATTCAAGTGCGATCGAGCTAATCAATAACAATAAGAGCTAATTAATCTTATTATGTTATTGATGATCTTAAAAGATTTAGATTTACATAAGACGTGTATTTATAGAGGATGGTATACTCCCTTTCAATTCGTTATAATACACAATGCGGGagtacaaataatatatacattctCCATATATGATATGACCTCAAACAGTATAGTGGATTCATGTGATTGTCATGCATTATCTACAAGACGAACAGACGATTAACAAtactttttacaatattttataGCTTGACTTCttaatttcaatataaaaagaataagttTGAAGACTACAACATAGCTTCATCATTTCTTAACAAAGTTGTTTCAAACTACAGATATCTAAGCAAAATGACTTTCACCCTTAAACATTGACTCGTGTATATGTGGTGGCTCATCAATTTATAGATTTTGGATAAGCTCCATATATGAACTTGTAAACATGCATAAAATTGTGAAATAAATGCagtttatgaattatgatgttaTATTTTTATCTGGCTTATGCTAAATAGATCTGTTTAAGTACTATATATGTGTTCATCCCAGGTTCTTCAACCTGGCTGACACTTGGATTTAAAACAGGTTTGAGAATTTAAACATAACAGCGTTTGTAGTCCAACGGTTAGGATAATTGCCTTCCAAGCAATAGACCCGGGTTCGACTCCCGGCAAACGCATTTacttgaatattttttttttgtttgttaatggCTTTTAAGAATAGAAACTCTTGTTTTATTGGATCTTCATTAAACTTCTCAAATGTCAAAATGTcatgtttttctttgtaatTCAGTTTCATAGACCATGAATGCATGGAATCAACTTTATGGTACGATAGTTGTTTTCAAATTCATTGATAGATTTTAAGCTTTTTGAAATATAAAAGATGTTTTATATAGGTTTTGCAATCTttgtttaaaagataaattcCTACTATttaaaaaagcaaaaataatatatgtgaaAACTTCATCTCCATACTGAATTACTCGTatttctttaaacttttttttgttcataCTGAATTATTTCTTTACCAACTCTTCACctccatctttttctttttcctttgatTTAGGGAAAACTTCATCAACATCCTCGTTTCTTAACCCAAAAAAATACAAGATGTTGCTCTATATATATCTGATCACTATAATTATTTCTTTACCTTCTCTCCaccttcatttttttctttttcctttgttgTAGTGAAGACTTCATCCTTATCCTTTTTTCTtaacccaaaaaaataaaagatgttgtTTTACAAAGATCTAATCactggtaatattttattatttgtagttTTCTAGTGAAAAATGTTTATCCATAAAAACAAACTAATATTTGAATGTATTTTAGGTGATACTCTTCTTTCCGATGCTTTTTCACATACTGAGATCAGCGGTAGTATGTTATAAAAGATACAAGAAAATGTATGAAAAACTTTAAATCATGTGGAAAGTTTTTACCTATAAGTATGTAAATAatgaatttatttatatatttatttatttttttcagtaCCAAAACAACCTAAAATTCATGTCGGTGCAAACTCATCGCGCGATATGAAACGTAAAGAGCTTGAAAAGGTACGAGACGGGGATCAACATCAACCTAACAAGGAAAAGAAAAGGTCGTGGACACTGTTGAGACATTCCGGTTGCAGGTTAgacattatttgttttttagaaaaaaaaaatgtatgaaaaaTCTCAAACTCTGATCaccaaatcaaaatattttagaGGTTTTTGGAATATTGAGTATAATATCGGGAATTGGGAGTTgattggttattattattattattattatttacaagaaataaCAAAATAGAGAATGATATGTGGGAAATTATGACGATGAAGATGATGAGGTGATAGGAGACTTACAAATATATTGTTGGGGATACATGgatatgtgataaaaaaaatattttttacttacaaaatgtaataaacatacatttattttgaatgtataaattaaaaattattaattttaattgtttttgtattctttttaaaatatcttatgTAAAAAGTCTAATTttatatcaacaacaataattaaacattaaaaatgtttaaaaagctTTGATTAGTGGGGGCAAAGCATCCTATCGCCAATATTGTACTTCTTATTATAGCTCAGTGGTTGAGCACTAATTTTACATGCTGGAGGTTTTGAGTTCAAGACATGAGAAAGACATTTAAaggatttttatatattaagtcCTCCAATGAAGCAAGTTTAAGTCCTGCAGAG
Coding sequences within:
- the LOC122590907 gene encoding RHOMBOID-like protein 1, which produces MLHEFKPFKDWESWLVPTIVSINVVLFLVSLFINNCPAHSDKCIAPEILMRFAFESFKINPLLGPSPSTLVKMGALEYKKVIEEREQWRLVTCMWLHGGVFHVFANMLGLAFLGTRLEKEFGFLKIGVLYVLSGIGGSILSSLYVRTTISVGASGALFGLLGGMLSELLTNWTIYANKIAALATLILIILINVVVGIIPHIDNYAHIGGFFTGFFLGFVILVRPQFKWINQKHVPPGYTAPPTRTKYKIYQYILLILSLIVLLVGFMIGLILISRGVDGNDYCSWCHYLTCMPTPLWTCNAHCRLVQLDKQINMTCQHNGRFDSYILEDANDITEMQRLCLELCS
- the LOC122593275 gene encoding uncharacterized protein LOC122593275; amino-acid sequence: MDGVKEKDEALKSNSCSKEDMSQIGLTPETVLTALKDEGNTKVGDQINEGHEKEKSLTDGEAHKVQAVVEVAVEGKDKEKVEGLINGESSGGGLKRKRLRPRRRNVKRKVAQKAYEMVVGNAVAAVVNNGLSIDEELDKEKVLSEDAVKGVAVKGKGEGRSDERKSMDKLGESINGKGRKVRRIRRRKSAQKASEVIIVTGNGAVKEALVKVETEEKKNIDKLGESSNGKGRKPKRNRQKKIAQKASEMADGDKSEPSNKKSALKRAESTGMVFMCNSKTKADCFRYKILGLPAGKKDQVEKIYKGMRLFLFDVDLRLMYGIFKAVGEGGYNIEPKAFGSAYPSQVRFTMMEDCLPLAEEKFKNVIQENYYARNKFECQLNAQQVKKLCKLFVHAKSGTTPKKSVKSHQSGNGERHGGRDAYKRQPREEERQPHPRLGREQRRYHDYDNGNAPVRYERAAHRSPVHPVARYLPPLSHNQAPVRSYGRETTYSYGRDPFLDHWSYPALDTGSRHYDEIVSQDQGRYHLYGREPPIYRNNGYPSVDQISEYRHLQAAALPPQYHLVSREYPPVAEPAEYHISGGLQARGCCDVGLVPGYLISAASVPEYGPLQTRYGY